Proteins from a single region of Candidatus Tanganyikabacteria bacterium:
- a CDS encoding UvrB/UvrC motif-containing protein, with translation MGDRSLARQIADLPDRPGIYAFRDRRGRLLYVGKAVNLKRRAASYLERSGGHTGYTRGLKRRAARIETLETGSELEALLAEARAIREQQPVYNVAGRHARHYAFVKVTRERFPRVLAVREIAPDGASYYGPFPPELGLDDALAALQPVLRWRRCDVLERKPCLHQQVGRCLAPCGAGPGESRYAGMLATLDSILRGEGMRVLALLEERMRAAAAHSDFERAARLRDRLQALERVLQRAPFLTLDVVAAVRRGPGAARLLGVRAGRLVAAREVRGPGEVAAFLEAAFSGPPPGPATLPADLREVDVVTGYLARHAGSRWLVRADQAMPSARTVWTVMAARA, from the coding sequence ATGGGGGACAGGAGCCTCGCGCGGCAAATCGCCGACCTTCCCGACCGGCCCGGCATCTACGCGTTCCGCGACAGGCGCGGGCGCCTGCTGTACGTGGGCAAGGCCGTCAACCTGAAACGCCGCGCCGCGTCGTACCTGGAGCGCTCCGGCGGCCACACCGGCTACACGCGCGGCCTCAAGCGCAGGGCGGCCCGCATCGAGACCTTGGAGACGGGATCGGAGCTGGAGGCCCTGCTCGCGGAGGCTCGCGCCATCCGGGAGCAGCAACCCGTCTACAACGTGGCGGGCCGGCACGCTCGCCACTACGCCTTCGTCAAGGTGACGCGCGAGCGCTTCCCCCGGGTCCTGGCGGTCCGCGAGATCGCCCCCGACGGCGCCAGCTATTACGGGCCGTTTCCCCCGGAACTCGGGCTCGACGACGCCCTGGCCGCATTGCAGCCGGTCCTGCGCTGGCGCCGTTGCGACGTGCTCGAGCGCAAACCCTGCCTGCACCAGCAGGTAGGCCGCTGCCTGGCTCCCTGCGGCGCGGGACCGGGCGAGAGCCGGTATGCGGGGATGCTCGCGACCCTGGATAGCATCCTCCGCGGAGAGGGGATGCGCGTCCTGGCCTTGCTCGAGGAGCGGATGCGCGCCGCGGCGGCGCACAGCGACTTCGAGCGTGCCGCCCGCCTGCGCGATCGCCTGCAAGCCCTGGAGCGCGTCCTGCAACGCGCGCCGTTTCTCACGCTGGACGTCGTGGCGGCCGTGCGCCGCGGGCCCGGCGCGGCGCGCCTGCTCGGAGTTCGCGCCGGCCGCCTGGTCGCCGCGCGCGAAGTCCGCGGGCCGGGCGAGGTGGCGGCTTTCCTGGAAGCGGCGTTTTCGGGGCCCCCGCCGGGACCGGCGACGCTACCCGCGGACTTGCGCGAGGTGGACGTTGTGACGGGTTACCTCGCCCGCCATGCGGGCTCGCGTTGGCTGGTCCGGGCGGATCAGGCGATGCCGAGCGCGCGGACCGTGTGGACCGTGATGGCGGCCAGGGCGTAG
- a CDS encoding ferrous iron transport protein A, with protein MATASKTPPQTGLFARSRREVGPRAASLAGVPAGKTVRIGSVEGESGVAFRLLELGFTPGQEVTPIAAAPFGGPVAVALRGTIVALRSAEAACIRV; from the coding sequence ATGGCCACGGCCTCCAAGACCCCGCCGCAAACCGGTCTATTTGCTCGCTCGCGGCGCGAGGTCGGCCCCAGGGCCGCTTCCCTGGCTGGCGTGCCGGCCGGCAAGACCGTGCGCATCGGTTCGGTCGAAGGCGAGAGTGGCGTCGCTTTCCGTCTCCTGGAGCTGGGCTTCACGCCGGGCCAGGAAGTCACGCCGATCGCCGCCGCGCCTTTCGGCGGCCCTGTCGCCGTCGCCCTGCGCGGCACCATCGTCGCCTTGCGGTCCGCCGAAGCCGCCTGCATCAGGGTGTGA
- a CDS encoding AAA family ATPase: MRAILTVGIPACGKSTYAATLGARGVLEVNRDALRRQIGGEPGVPRVEAAVTRLARRALAEAARSGRDVIVSDTNLTRRGRKDLVRYLRKLGYDRVEAHVLDVPLAECLARNAARPDRVPEPALRRMYDRFRLQPPWASDGFDAILDVEGVAGDGGV, encoded by the coding sequence GTGCGAGCCATCCTGACGGTCGGGATCCCGGCGTGTGGCAAGTCGACCTACGCCGCGACCCTGGGCGCGCGCGGCGTGCTCGAAGTCAATCGCGACGCGTTGCGGCGCCAGATCGGCGGCGAACCGGGCGTCCCCCGGGTGGAGGCCGCCGTCACGCGCCTGGCGCGGCGGGCCCTGGCCGAGGCGGCCCGCTCCGGCCGAGACGTGATCGTCAGCGATACCAACCTCACCCGGCGCGGGCGCAAGGACCTTGTCCGGTACCTGCGCAAGCTCGGCTACGACCGCGTCGAGGCGCACGTGCTCGACGTGCCCCTGGCCGAATGCCTGGCCCGCAACGCGGCCCGCCCGGATCGCGTGCCAGAACCCGCGCTGCGGCGGATGTACGACCGGTTCAGGCTGCAGCCGCCGTGGGCGAGCGACGGCTTCGACGCGATCCTAGATGTCGAAGGCGTTGCCGGCGACGGGGGCGTTTAG
- a CDS encoding ferrous iron transporter B produces MTDCHEPGGRAPALGRPAGNLLIALAGPPNSGKTTLYNALTGSRFRTVNYPGATVEYSVGDALPQLGMAARVLDSPGLTSLNAHSPDEAVTVKALFHHPRLGTPDIVVVVADASQLSRHLYLVQQVLASGFRVVLAVTMVDLLREKGFDLDATRLASELACPVVPIDPRSGTGLSDLAARIVAVAEITPPAVPHLDTPTAPGEVRTLYDRAEAIEHAVLVPLGVATRGPLHAPDHRTLRLDTWLLHPLWGLLVFVLTMAGIFTAIFWAAAPAMDAIDSLFGMAVGAVHALLPGSWLGDFLADGIVAGIGSVAVFLPQIVILFLAMGFMEDSGYLARGAMLMDRPLARIGLNGRSFVPMLSGFACAIPAIMASRTIPNRRERLLTILVLPLMNCSARLPVFGLLLAFITPHDKPWLGGIGLTLIYLGSLVIGAAAATVASRFIYRQTEPSSFMLELPAYRRPQLRVVLRATFSRAFNYLEKATVPIVCVATALWALTYFPMGKTVGEDEAARMAGSYAAMLGHWLDPVMQPLGLDWRIGIALIAAFAAREVFVSALALVLRVSADGDALQGALLQAMQGAARADGTPLFTVSTALGLVVYFIVAMQCVTTFVVARKESGSTALAVGQLVAFNIVAYALAAITVHTVRALGIA; encoded by the coding sequence GTGACCGACTGCCACGAGCCGGGAGGCCGGGCCCCTGCGCTCGGCCGGCCGGCGGGCAACCTGCTGATCGCGCTGGCCGGCCCGCCCAACAGTGGCAAGACCACCCTATACAACGCCCTGACGGGCTCCCGCTTCAGGACGGTCAACTACCCGGGGGCCACGGTCGAGTACTCGGTCGGAGACGCGCTTCCCCAGCTTGGAATGGCGGCGCGCGTCCTGGACTCCCCGGGGCTCACGTCGCTCAACGCCCACTCCCCTGACGAGGCGGTCACCGTCAAGGCGTTGTTCCACCATCCCAGGCTCGGGACGCCGGACATCGTGGTCGTCGTCGCCGACGCCTCGCAACTCTCGCGCCACCTTTACCTGGTGCAGCAGGTCCTGGCCTCCGGCTTCCGGGTGGTCCTGGCGGTCACCATGGTCGACCTCCTGCGGGAAAAGGGATTCGACCTCGACGCGACGCGCCTGGCCTCCGAACTCGCATGCCCGGTGGTCCCGATCGATCCGCGCAGCGGCACCGGCCTCTCCGACCTCGCGGCGCGCATCGTGGCGGTCGCCGAGATCACCCCGCCGGCGGTACCGCACCTCGACACCCCGACCGCTCCGGGGGAGGTCCGCACCCTCTACGATCGCGCCGAAGCCATCGAGCACGCGGTCCTGGTGCCCCTCGGCGTCGCGACCCGCGGTCCCCTGCACGCGCCGGACCACCGCACGCTGCGCCTCGACACCTGGCTGCTGCACCCGCTGTGGGGCCTGCTGGTCTTCGTCTTGACGATGGCCGGCATCTTCACGGCCATCTTCTGGGCCGCCGCCCCGGCCATGGACGCCATCGACAGTCTCTTCGGGATGGCGGTCGGCGCCGTCCACGCGCTCCTGCCAGGCTCCTGGCTGGGTGACTTCCTGGCCGACGGCATCGTGGCCGGCATCGGGTCGGTGGCGGTGTTCCTGCCGCAAATCGTCATCCTGTTCCTGGCCATGGGCTTCATGGAGGATTCCGGCTACCTCGCCCGCGGCGCGATGCTCATGGATCGGCCCCTGGCGCGGATTGGCCTCAACGGTCGGTCGTTCGTCCCCATGCTTTCGGGCTTCGCATGCGCCATCCCGGCCATCATGGCCTCGCGGACCATCCCCAATCGCCGGGAGCGCCTCCTGACGATCCTGGTCCTGCCGCTGATGAACTGCTCGGCGCGGTTGCCCGTGTTCGGGCTGCTCCTGGCGTTCATCACGCCCCACGACAAGCCGTGGCTGGGCGGCATCGGCCTCACGCTCATCTACCTCGGGAGCCTGGTGATCGGCGCCGCGGCCGCGACCGTGGCCAGTCGGTTCATCTACCGGCAAACCGAACCTTCGAGCTTCATGCTGGAACTGCCGGCCTACCGGCGGCCGCAACTGCGGGTCGTGCTGCGGGCGACGTTCTCCCGGGCCTTCAACTATCTGGAAAAGGCCACCGTGCCGATCGTCTGCGTGGCGACGGCCCTCTGGGCGCTCACCTACTTCCCGATGGGCAAGACCGTCGGCGAGGACGAGGCGGCGCGAATGGCCGGGTCGTATGCGGCGATGCTCGGCCACTGGCTCGATCCGGTCATGCAACCCCTCGGCCTGGACTGGCGAATCGGCATCGCGCTGATTGCCGCGTTTGCCGCCCGCGAAGTGTTCGTGAGCGCCCTGGCGCTGGTCCTGCGCGTCTCGGCCGACGGCGACGCCCTCCAGGGCGCTCTCCTCCAGGCGATGCAGGGGGCCGCCCGCGCGGACGGGACGCCCCTGTTCACCGTTTCCACGGCGCTGGGCCTGGTCGTCTACTTCATCGTGGCCATGCAGTGCGTGACGACCTTCGTGGTGGCCCGGAAGGAGTCCGGCAGCACGGCACTGGCCGTGGGGCAACTGGTCGCTTTCAACATCGTCGCCTACGCCCTGGCCGCCATCACGGTCCACACGGTCCGCGCGCTCGGCATCGCCTGA